From a region of the Castanea sativa cultivar Marrone di Chiusa Pesio chromosome 10, ASM4071231v1 genome:
- the LOC142613470 gene encoding carbon catabolite repressor protein 4 homolog 6 — MRRRPLQLQLQLLASAATDVSSSSSSSTTMSSRPPYRGGRSQGRRGFSDRPYTGGRAQTQTQTQTQSQGQAQFVSGDSHFRSVRDANLGFRQGGSGGRFSNQTAFRPRPRPPPPNPYNNQTQRFRPFDPNQTVRPPHHFRPKPLDYRNWELAALPPPPNSERFIVVSYNILADYLANSHRSKLYYHIPRYMLDWEWRKKNILFELGLWSADIMCLQEVDRFLELEEQLKLRGYSGIWKMRTGIPVDGCAIFWRTSRFKLLHEECIEFNKLGLRDNVAQICVLELMNQNCTEETAALPTSSVGSSKVVICNIHVLYNPKRGEVKIGQVRMLLNRAHSVSKLWDGAPVILCGDFNCTPKSPLYNFISEQKLDLSEVDRDKVSGQATAEIPSSRPYNSNSRNGSINNPIQDPSLADGKKIDIKLSDSVSHMQKLNNPDSSMKSLPAMNNSQPQCANTMPDLSDESCSDMQSCTDDGTLLNELKKEIQQNSVDSFRELHESNFVPGDGCKGDSSTSYSEGGFPIEHVHNEINKFTPVASHPEEVYTDATHTGYSEGENAPSHSNNGLLSGQAESNDYVENESVNHDNPTISFLGIHQSTKAKIDSECVDPFNSEISSSEPSCQTSSKAEVIPQGDSGSLSAHQIVNDGDANASDPSTSVNFLVDEKLENFSLNELDKAVVGGDVGEDESTFLSALHEIGDACPSEFGQLKSDLEVSDHSKELESVPSKSPLNSLSNEVEDDLSQGLDSESVAMEKYGYDPSLWTPMEIETATGSPDCTLLEHPLMLSSTYVEVKDCSGTRDSNGEPLVTSYNRCFFGTVDYIWRSEGLQTVRVLAPMQKQAMQWTPGFPTKKWGSDHIALAAELAFMKDLTNHNTEVL; from the exons ATGCGGCGGCGTCCtctccaactccaactccaactcctCGCCTCAGCCGCTACCGAcgtctcctcctcctcctcctcctccactaCCATGTCTTCTCGCCCTCCc TACCGCGGTGGCCGCAGCCAAGGGCGGAGAGGCTTCTCCGATCGTCCCTACACCGGTGGAAgagcccaaacccaaacccaaacccaaacccaaagcCAAGGCCAAGCTCAGTTTGTGAGCGGAGACTCCCACTTCCGGTCAGTCCGCGACGCCAACCTAGGGTTCCGCCAAGGCGGCTCCGGCGGACGCTTCTCCAACCAAACCGCCTTCCGCCCTCGGCCTCGCCCACCACCTCCCAACCCTTACAATAATCAAACCCAAAGGTTTCGGCCGTTCGATCCAAACCAGACGGTTCGTCCGCCTCACCATTTTCGCCCCAAGCCGTTGGATTATCGGAATTGGGAACTCGCCGCCCTGCCACCGCCTCCTAATTCCG AGCGTTTTATAGTAGTATCATATAATATACTGGCTGATTACCTTGCTAATAGCCACCGGAGCAAGCTCTACTATCACATACCCCGTTATATGTTGGACTGGGAGTGGCGAAAGAAGAATATACTCTTTGAGCTTGGATTATGGTCAGCTGACATTATGTGCTTGCAG GAGGTTGATAGATTTCTGGAATTAGAAGAGCAGTTGAAGCTTAGGGGATACAGTGGTATTTGGAAG ATGCGTACTGGCATTCCTGTTGATGGCTGCGCAATCTTTTGGCGAACATCAAG ATTCAAGTTGCTCCATGAAGAATGCATTGAGTTCAATAAGCTTGGACTGCGGGATAATGTTGCTCAGATATGCGTGCTGGAG TTAATGAATCAAAATTGCACTGAAGAGACTGCAGCTCTTCCAACAAG CTCAGTAGGTTCCAGCAAGGTTGTCATATGTAACATTCATGTGCTCTACAATCCTAAAAGGGGAGAAGTTAAGATTGGCCAG GTCAGGATGCTCCTAAATAGGGCTCATTCTGTTTCAAAGCTTTGGGATGGAGCTCCAGTTATTCTTTGTGGGGATTTCAATTGTACCCCAAAG AGTCCATTATACAACTTTATCTCAGAACAGAAG CTAGATTTGTCTGAAGTGGATAGAGATAAGGTATCTGGACAAGCTACTGCAGAAATCCCTTCATCAAGGCCGTATAATTCTAATTCCAG GAATGGGTCTATTAATAATCCAATTCAAGATCCATCATTGGCAGATGGAAAGAAAATTGACATCAAGTTGAGCGATTCTGTCTCACATATGCAGAAATTGAATAATCCAGACAGCAGTATGAAAAGTCTTCCTGCGATGAACAACTCTCAGCCTCAATGTGCAAACACTATGCCGGATTTGTCTGATGAATCTTGTAGTGATATGCAAAGTTGTACTGATGATGGCACACTGCTTAATGAATTGAAAAAGGAAATCCAGCAGAATTCTGTAGATAGCTTTAGGGAGTTACACGAATCAAATTTTGTTCCAGGTGATGGGTGTAAGGGAGACTCAAGTACTTCTTACAGTGAAGGTGGGTTTCCTATTGAGCATGTGCATAATGAGATCAATAAATTTACTCCTGTAGCTTCCCATCCTGAAGAGGTTTACACCGATGCAACTCACACTGGATACAGTGAAGGGGAAAATGCCCCCTCTCATTCTAATAATGGATTGTTAAGTGGACAAGCTGAGTCCAATGACTATGTAGAAAATGAAAGTGTGAACCATGATAATCCCACAATCTCCTTTCTGGGAATTCATCAGTCAACCAAGGCCAAGATTGATTCAGAATGTGTTGATCCTtttaattctgaaatttcatCATCTGAGCCATCCTGCCAGACCTCCTCCAAAGCTGAAGTCATTCCTCAAGGGGACTCAGGAAGTCTATCAGCCCATCAAATTGTGAATGATGGTGATGCTAATGCTTCAGATCCATCTACTAGTGTCAACTTTTTGGTAGATGAGAAACTGGAGAATTTTTCTCTAAATGAGCTTGATAAAGCTGTGGTAGGTGGAGATGTCGGTGAAGATGAAAGTACATTTTTATCTGCATTGCATGAGATTGGAGATGCCTGTCCATCTGAATTTGGTCAATTAAAATCAGATCTTGAGGTGTCAGATCACTCAAAGGAGCTTGAGTCTGTTCCCTCCAAGTCCCCCTTGAATTCACTAAGCAATGAAGTTGAGGATGATTTATCTCAAGGCTTGGATTCTGAGTCTGTAGCCATGGAGAAATATGGGTATGATCCGTCATTGTGGACTCCAATGGAAATAGAAACGGCAACAGGCAGTCCGGACTGCACCCTTTTGGAACACCCTTTAATGCTTAGTAGCACATATGTTGAAGTTAAG GATTGTTCCGGAACCAGAGACTCAAATGGAGAGCCCTTAGTTACCAGTTACAATAGGTGTTTTTTTGGCACAGTTGATTACATATG GCGCTCTGAAGGTCTCCAAACAGTCAGGGTGCTTGCTCCAATGCAAAAACAGGCTATGCAATGGACTCCAGGATTCCCAACAAAG AAATGGGGTAGTGATCATATTGCCTTGGCTGCTGAATTGGCATTCATGAAGGATTTGACCAATCATAACACAGAAGTTCTATAG
- the LOC142614131 gene encoding putative WRKY transcription factor 43 — MDEVPLVPLTLNNIQALTCSLPSTSLHQPRQETIDQIASDIDWVSFLSASPFIFGNQKPSSTGQSLTAENGRRGELNGTKNKGKASRTKKVNPSRIAFHTRSIDDILDDGYRWRKYGQKAVKNSNHPRSYYRCTQLTCNVKKQIQRLSKDSSIVVTTYEGIHNHPSEKLMESLSPLLRQLQFLSRI, encoded by the exons ATGGACGAAGTCCCACTTGTACCACTGACTCTAAACAACATTCAGGCCCTCACATGCTCACTTCCATCAACCTCATTGCATCAACCCAGACAAGAAACTATTGATCAAATAGCTTCAGACATTGACTGGGTTAGCTTCCTCTCTGCTTCTCCATTCATATTTGGCAACCAAAAGCCCTCATCAACAGGCCAGTCCCTAACAGCTGAGAATGGAAGAAGAGGTGAATTAAATGGcactaaaaataaaggaaaagctAGCAGGACCAAGAAAGTTAATCCATCAAGGATTGCCTTCCATACTAGGAGCATCGACGATATTCTAGACGATGGATACAGGTGGCGGAAGTACGGGCAGAAGGCTGTGAAGAACAGCAACCATCCCAG gAGCTACTATCGCTGCACGCAACTTACATGCAACGTGAAGAAACAGATCCAACGACTCTCAAAAGATTCAAGCATCGTAGTTACAACATATGAGGGCATCCACAACCATCCTAGTGAAAAATTAATGGAGAGCTTAAGCCCACTGCTGAGACAACTGCAATTCCTCTCAAGAATCTAG